From a single Nocardioides sp. dk884 genomic region:
- a CDS encoding SGNH/GDSL hydrolase family protein, translating into MGKAAAARKLASAAAYGGGGLTMLGGTLYGVLTAEAKLARKAIGPLLDDPPPDPTGWYGRDRPGPAVKLVVLGDSSAAGYGVARVEETPGALMASGVAEHAERRVYLRDLAVVGAKSSDLAEQVDKALPIQPDVAVILIGGNDVTHTVMPSASVRHLQEAVRRLRAADVEVVVGTCPDLGTIKPIAPPLKQIARAWSRRLAAGQTIAAIEEGGRTVSIGSILGPEFAAAPALLFGPDRFHPSAQGYRAAAGILLPSILAAVGVIPDDEERIESMRGEAILPISKAAVQAVNNPGTELDGTEVGGHRLGVRGLWVEMRHRGRRPQTRSEGPEPTGPEQIEPENAPAGGEPTPAGS; encoded by the coding sequence GTGGGAAAGGCAGCAGCAGCACGCAAGCTGGCTTCCGCTGCGGCCTACGGCGGCGGCGGTCTGACCATGCTCGGGGGCACCCTGTACGGCGTCCTCACCGCCGAGGCCAAGCTGGCCCGCAAGGCGATCGGCCCGCTCCTCGACGACCCGCCCCCGGACCCCACCGGCTGGTACGGCCGCGACCGGCCCGGCCCCGCGGTCAAGCTGGTCGTCCTCGGTGACTCCAGCGCCGCCGGGTACGGCGTGGCGCGCGTCGAGGAGACTCCCGGCGCGCTGATGGCCAGCGGCGTGGCCGAGCACGCGGAGCGACGCGTCTATCTGCGCGACCTCGCGGTCGTCGGCGCCAAGTCCTCCGACCTCGCCGAGCAGGTCGACAAGGCCCTGCCGATCCAGCCCGACGTCGCAGTGATCCTCATCGGCGGCAACGACGTCACCCACACCGTGATGCCGTCGGCCTCGGTGCGCCACCTCCAGGAGGCGGTACGTCGGCTGCGCGCAGCCGACGTGGAGGTCGTCGTCGGCACCTGCCCGGACCTGGGCACGATCAAGCCCATCGCTCCCCCGCTCAAGCAGATCGCCCGCGCGTGGTCGCGGCGCCTGGCCGCCGGCCAGACGATCGCGGCGATCGAGGAGGGCGGGCGCACCGTCTCCATCGGCTCGATCCTCGGCCCGGAGTTCGCGGCCGCGCCGGCGCTGCTGTTCGGCCCGGACCGCTTCCACCCCTCCGCCCAGGGCTACCGCGCCGCGGCCGGCATCCTGCTGCCCTCGATCCTCGCCGCGGTCGGCGTGATCCCCGACGACGAGGAGCGCATCGAGTCGATGCGCGGCGAGGCGATCCTGCCGATCAGCAAGGCGGCGGTCCAGGCGGTCAACAACCCCGGCACCGAGCTCGACGGCACCGAGGTCGGCGGCCACCGCCTCGGCGTGCGCGGGCTGTGGGTGGAGATGCGCCACCGCGGCCGCCGCCCCCAGACCCGCAGCGAGGGCCCCGAGCCCACCGGCCCCGAGCAGATCGAGCCCGAGAACGCCCCCGCGGGCGGCGAGCCCACCCCCGCCGGTTCCTAG
- a CDS encoding Bax inhibitor-1/YccA family membrane protein: MQSNNPVFRRSEEFNRPGANAYGTQTYADPSTWGTGTPGQAQGLGYAPAPTSESRMTIDTVVQKTGMSLGMVIVFAALTWFLTPDLEDSTADLGPLVAAVTIGSLGAFALSMVNSFKRVISPALVLAFCALEGVALGGLSKLFDARFGDGIVTQAVLGTFAAFAGTLAAYKVLNIKVGNKFRTFVTAAVFGMIGLSVLELVLGMFGNSFGIYGFGGIGLLFAVAGLVLGVFMLIMDFDFVEQGIANGLPERESWRAAFAMTVSLVWIYTNLLRILAIFNQD; encoded by the coding sequence ATGCAGAGCAACAACCCGGTGTTCCGTCGGTCGGAGGAGTTCAACCGCCCCGGCGCGAACGCTTACGGCACCCAGACCTACGCAGACCCCTCGACGTGGGGGACCGGAACCCCGGGTCAGGCCCAGGGCCTCGGCTACGCGCCGGCCCCGACGTCCGAGAGCCGGATGACCATCGACACGGTGGTGCAGAAGACCGGCATGTCGCTGGGCATGGTGATCGTCTTCGCCGCGCTCACCTGGTTCCTCACCCCGGACCTCGAGGACTCGACCGCTGACCTCGGCCCGCTGGTCGCGGCCGTCACGATCGGCAGCCTCGGCGCCTTCGCGCTGTCGATGGTCAACTCCTTCAAGCGCGTCATCAGCCCCGCCCTGGTGCTGGCGTTCTGTGCCCTCGAGGGTGTCGCCCTCGGCGGCCTCAGCAAGCTCTTCGACGCCCGGTTCGGCGACGGCATCGTCACCCAGGCCGTGCTCGGCACCTTCGCCGCGTTCGCCGGCACCCTCGCGGCGTACAAGGTCCTCAACATCAAGGTCGGCAACAAGTTCCGCACCTTCGTGACCGCCGCCGTCTTCGGCATGATCGGCCTGAGCGTCCTCGAGCTGGTGCTCGGCATGTTCGGCAACAGCTTCGGCATCTACGGCTTCGGTGGCATCGGCCTGCTGTTCGCCGTCGCCGGCCTGGTGCTCGGTGTCTTCATGCTGATCATGGACTTCGACTTCGTCGAGCAGGGCATCGCCAACGGCCTGCCCGAGCGTGAGTCGTGGCGCGCGGCGTTCGCGATGACCGTGAGCCTGGTCTGGATCTACACCAACCTGCTGCGCATCCTGGCGATCTTCAACCAGGACTGA
- a CDS encoding acyltransferase family protein, whose translation MTQPRPEAGARSPFRADVQGLRAIAVLTVIAGHAGLAQLPGGFVGVDVFFVISGFLITQLLLREVARTGRVSLRGFYARRARRILPAATLVTLVTLGASVWLLSALDALEVVKDAAWATIFAANIRFAAVGTDYFARDQLPSPLQHYWSLAVEEQFYLVWPLVLVACVLLARRLTRGAADPSPARTARVVMVTLGVLTAASFAYGVWRTEVDPAAAYFSTPARAWELGLGALAVPLAPVIAARMPSTARGLLSVTGLGFIAAACLRYDETSPFPGTAALLPVVGALLVLVAGAGGHPREPFPIRALGVRPMRVVGDWSYSLYLWHWPLLVLPVGYLGRDLTPLEVGAAVAATFLLSGLTYRLVETPFRRTRVLRVHRGLVLYPVSLGLVAAGAFAAQDYAEWRTGEHGDDPAVTVSDLGQEAAELDPTVALVKASVLAAREGQAVPSDLTPDLLDIREDRAGLGRCSYETDSLPLCPRGTTGTPEQTVVVLGNSHGRMWVPAFERIAREHDLRTYYLVKVGCPAALVTVGSQAEYAGCTTFREWALEQIAELDPDLVVVATNVSETLLHEGRPVEDPAERDVLVRAGFDTLFDRLAPIAGRTVLLRDVPELDESPEVCLSTGRPDLGDCLLAPTPDATRMADLSVASAQERRIPVIDPTPWVCWDGSCPAVIGSTIPYRDVGHLTTEYAAALTEDLERALAPLLGAGRTSAG comes from the coding sequence ATGACCCAGCCACGCCCGGAGGCCGGCGCGCGCTCGCCCTTCCGTGCGGACGTGCAGGGCCTGCGCGCGATCGCCGTGCTCACGGTCATCGCCGGCCACGCGGGGCTCGCCCAGCTGCCCGGGGGCTTCGTCGGGGTCGACGTCTTCTTCGTGATCTCCGGGTTCTTGATCACCCAGCTGCTCCTGCGCGAGGTCGCCCGCACCGGCCGGGTCTCGCTGCGCGGCTTCTACGCCCGCCGCGCGCGGCGCATCCTCCCCGCCGCGACCCTCGTCACCCTGGTGACCCTCGGCGCCTCGGTGTGGTTGCTCAGCGCCCTCGACGCGCTCGAGGTGGTCAAGGACGCCGCCTGGGCGACGATCTTCGCCGCCAACATCCGCTTCGCGGCGGTCGGCACCGACTACTTCGCCCGCGACCAGCTGCCCTCCCCGCTGCAGCACTACTGGTCGCTGGCCGTCGAGGAGCAGTTCTACCTCGTCTGGCCACTGGTGCTGGTGGCCTGCGTGCTGCTGGCACGCCGCCTCACGCGCGGCGCCGCGGACCCCTCGCCGGCCCGCACCGCCCGGGTGGTCATGGTGACGCTCGGCGTGCTCACCGCCGCCTCGTTCGCGTACGGCGTGTGGCGCACCGAGGTCGACCCCGCCGCGGCGTACTTCTCCACCCCGGCGCGGGCCTGGGAGCTCGGCCTCGGCGCCCTCGCGGTCCCCCTCGCCCCGGTCATCGCCGCGCGCATGCCCTCGACCGCGCGGGGACTGCTGAGCGTCACCGGGCTGGGCTTCATCGCCGCGGCCTGCCTGCGCTACGACGAGACCTCGCCGTTCCCCGGCACCGCCGCGCTGCTGCCGGTCGTGGGCGCGCTGCTGGTGCTGGTCGCGGGCGCGGGCGGCCACCCGCGCGAGCCGTTCCCGATCCGGGCGCTGGGCGTCCGGCCGATGCGGGTGGTCGGCGACTGGTCCTACTCCCTCTACCTGTGGCACTGGCCGCTGCTCGTGCTGCCGGTCGGCTACCTCGGCCGCGACCTCACCCCGCTGGAGGTGGGGGCGGCGGTCGCCGCGACGTTCCTGCTCTCCGGGCTCACCTACCGCCTCGTCGAGACGCCGTTCCGCCGCACCCGCGTCCTGCGCGTGCACCGCGGCCTCGTGCTCTACCCCGTCTCCCTGGGCCTGGTCGCGGCCGGTGCCTTCGCCGCGCAGGACTACGCCGAGTGGCGCACCGGGGAGCACGGCGACGACCCGGCGGTGACGGTGAGCGACCTGGGCCAGGAGGCCGCCGAGCTCGACCCGACGGTCGCGCTGGTGAAGGCCTCGGTGCTGGCCGCCCGGGAGGGCCAGGCCGTGCCCAGCGACCTGACCCCCGACCTGCTCGACATCCGCGAGGACCGAGCCGGGCTGGGCCGGTGCAGCTATGAGACCGACTCGCTCCCGCTGTGCCCGCGCGGCACCACCGGCACCCCGGAGCAGACAGTCGTCGTGCTCGGCAACTCCCACGGCCGCATGTGGGTGCCCGCCTTCGAGCGGATCGCCCGCGAGCACGACCTGCGCACCTACTACCTGGTCAAGGTCGGCTGCCCCGCGGCGCTGGTGACCGTCGGCTCGCAGGCCGAGTACGCCGGGTGCACGACCTTCCGCGAGTGGGCGCTCGAGCAGATCGCCGAGCTCGATCCCGACCTCGTGGTGGTCGCCACCAACGTCTCGGAGACCCTGCTCCACGAGGGCCGCCCGGTCGAGGACCCCGCCGAGCGCGACGTGCTGGTGCGCGCGGGCTTCGACACCCTCTTCGACCGGCTCGCGCCGATCGCGGGGCGCACCGTGCTGCTGCGCGACGTCCCCGAGCTCGACGAGTCGCCCGAGGTCTGCCTGAGCACCGGACGCCCCGACCTCGGCGACTGCCTGCTCGCCCCCACCCCGGACGCCACCCGGATGGCCGACCTCTCGGTCGCCTCCGCCCAGGAGCGCCGGATCCCGGTCATCGACCCGACCCCGTGGGTGTGCTGGGACGGCTCGTGCCCGGCGGTGATCGGCTCGACGATCCCCTACCGCGACGTCGGCCACCTCACCACCGAGTACGCCGCGGCCCTCACCGAGGACCTCGAGCGGGCGCTGGCCCCCCTGCTCGGGGCCGGCCGGACCTCAGCCGGCTGA
- a CDS encoding SAM-dependent methyltransferase: MSETAPDRWSAEFWDERYAASHRIWSGQPNARLVEHAAGLAPGTALDVGCGEGADAVWLARRGWQVTGVDVSAVALERAAQHAAEAEGVTERCTWRQVDLLAADEVPAADLVSVHFLHLPEQHFAQVYAVLAAAVRPGGTLLVGAHHPADAAAGLRNPELGRLLFAPEQVTALLDPADWDVRVADAPTRRVRDAAGREAVATDTVVVAVRRREPSAG, encoded by the coding sequence ATGAGTGAGACAGCACCGGACCGCTGGAGCGCTGAGTTCTGGGACGAGCGGTACGCCGCGTCGCACCGGATCTGGTCGGGCCAGCCGAACGCCCGCCTGGTCGAGCACGCCGCGGGCCTGGCCCCCGGCACCGCGCTGGACGTGGGGTGCGGCGAGGGCGCCGACGCGGTCTGGCTGGCCCGGCGGGGCTGGCAGGTCACCGGCGTGGACGTGTCAGCGGTGGCCCTGGAGCGGGCCGCGCAGCACGCCGCGGAGGCGGAGGGCGTCACCGAGCGCTGCACGTGGCGTCAGGTGGACCTGCTCGCCGCCGACGAGGTGCCGGCGGCCGACCTGGTCAGCGTGCACTTCCTGCACCTGCCCGAGCAGCACTTCGCGCAGGTGTACGCCGTGCTCGCCGCGGCGGTCCGCCCCGGCGGCACGCTGCTGGTCGGGGCGCACCACCCCGCGGACGCCGCCGCCGGGCTGCGCAACCCCGAGCTCGGCCGGCTGCTGTTCGCCCCCGAGCAGGTGACCGCGCTGCTGGACCCGGCGGACTGGGACGTGCGGGTCGCGGACGCCCCCACCCGCCGGGTGCGCGACGCCGCGGGGCGCGAGGCGGTCGCCACCGACACGGTCGTGGTGGCCGTGCGGCGACGCGAGCCGTCAGCCGGCTGA